A portion of the Candidatus Schekmanbacteria bacterium genome contains these proteins:
- a CDS encoding FAD-binding oxidoreductase, with the protein MDENRGQALLELKNIVGEEWASNDPEITYAYSRDVNLYPENLSSIMRPPFYVVLPGTTEEVQKIVAVARTHKLPVIVQSTGLNIAGVCVPSRGGILMDVKRMDKVIEIDEQNMTATIQPYVSIARLSCELQKREMFLPVPGNPSTASVISNILVGLGLKVTNRVGRQEQGIVGYKLVLPDGTIFKCGSGADPFIPKNFWPHGPGPDLQLLPVHAIGTTGIVTEMTVKCWPRGEHYKELWVSYDDIDRAAAAFLELSRLEVCKGINLYGGNKYTSYATDTREAIERMIRVNPEFQLILSMEGTTRRIGYEENLIRKIAEKTGGKIITDKFKPYQTFVESHAGMSGSFYSDYSMKYWGSRGANWVAAGFATPDRIPDLYKAYTQAVLDDPEYSDPDFGNGETWRSIIAYPYEGGHYYFTEHGIDSHPGDPRWQEVVKRIGSALPRYGAQRGLIIMGFNRAPREGLPRVIGPYYDVAKKINEKLDPENIMQPGFVFP; encoded by the coding sequence ATGGATGAAAACAGGGGCCAAGCTCTTTTAGAATTAAAGAATATCGTAGGGGAAGAGTGGGCATCGAATGACCCTGAGATCACATATGCCTATTCAAGAGATGTAAACCTCTACCCTGAGAATTTGTCCTCCATAATGCGTCCGCCCTTTTATGTTGTGCTTCCCGGCACCACCGAAGAGGTACAAAAGATCGTGGCAGTAGCCCGAACTCACAAACTTCCTGTCATAGTCCAGTCAACAGGCCTTAATATTGCCGGAGTATGTGTCCCTTCAAGGGGCGGCATATTGATGGATGTGAAAAGGATGGACAAGGTGATTGAAATAGACGAGCAGAACATGACTGCTACCATCCAGCCCTATGTAAGCATTGCACGTCTTTCCTGCGAACTTCAAAAAAGAGAGATGTTCCTCCCTGTGCCAGGCAATCCTTCAACGGCAAGCGTTATATCTAATATCCTCGTAGGTCTTGGGCTTAAGGTCACAAACAGAGTGGGCAGACAGGAGCAGGGAATCGTAGGCTATAAGCTTGTCTTGCCTGATGGAACGATATTTAAATGCGGCTCAGGCGCTGACCCATTTATCCCTAAGAATTTCTGGCCCCATGGCCCGGGACCAGACCTCCAGCTTCTTCCAGTACATGCCATCGGAACGACAGGGATAGTAACTGAAATGACCGTAAAATGCTGGCCGCGCGGGGAACATTACAAAGAGCTTTGGGTATCATACGATGACATTGACCGGGCCGCAGCGGCATTCCTTGAACTTTCACGTCTTGAAGTCTGCAAGGGGATAAACCTTTACGGCGGCAACAAATATACTTCCTATGCAACTGATACGCGCGAAGCCATAGAGCGGATGATAAGGGTAAATCCGGAATTCCAGTTGATCCTTTCCATGGAAGGGACAACGAGGCGCATCGGGTATGAAGAAAATCTCATAAGAAAGATTGCTGAAAAAACAGGAGGCAAAATAATAACCGACAAGTTCAAGCCCTACCAGACATTCGTTGAATCACATGCAGGAATGTCCGGAAGCTTCTACTCGGATTATTCCATGAAATACTGGGGTTCAAGAGGCGCCAACTGGGTCGCCGCAGGATTTGCAACTCCTGACAGGATACCGGATTTGTACAAGGCTTATACGCAGGCGGTGCTTGATGATCCGGAATACAGCGATCCTGACTTCGGCAATGGTGAGACATGGAGATCAATCATAGCTTATCCATATGAAGGCGGTCATTATTACTTTACAGAACACGGCATAGACAGCCACCCGGGAGACCCGAGATGGCAGGAAGTAGTAAAAAGAATCGGCTCAGCTCTTCCAAGATACGGGGCACAGAGAGGGCTTATAATAATGGGATTCAACAGGGCGCCCCGCGAAGGACTTCCGCGCGTCATAGGCCCTTATTATGATGTGGCAAAGAAGATAAACGAAAAGCTCGACCCTGAGAATATAATGCAGCCGGGATTCGTATTCCCTTAA